The following coding sequences lie in one Zingiber officinale cultivar Zhangliang chromosome 2B, Zo_v1.1, whole genome shotgun sequence genomic window:
- the LOC122048740 gene encoding uncharacterized protein LOC122048740 — MEEKPRHAAPLPERRRPPIASATPRRGAQLPAVAGETAAECAAVLCCFPFCLASLVVVSAVKLPSAIVQRARRRRRREVHLKEKRTKANGNKVIAFHDDENNILRGFILAAEEAEESSPAKATSEELVELEKVMIAKFYGAGFWRSPSQREK; from the coding sequence ATGGAGGAAAAGCCCCGACACGCGGCGCCCCTGCCAGAGCGCCGGAGGCCTCCGATCGCATCAGCGACACCGCGCAGGGGAGCCCAGTTACCGGCAGTCGCCGGGGAGACCGCGGCGGAGTGCGCGGCGGTCCTCTGTTGCTTCCCCTTCTGCCTGGCGAGCCTGGTCGTCGTTTCCGCCGTCAAGCTGCCATCCGCGATCGTCCAGCGCGCGCGGCGGAGGCGGAGAAGAGAGGTCCACCTGAAGGAGAAGAGAACAAAAGCCAACGGGAACAAAGTCATCGCCTTTCACGATGACGAGAACAACATCCTCCGTGGGTTCATCTTGGCGGCGGAGGAGGCGGAGGAGTCTTCACCGGCGAAGGCGACGTCGGAGGAGCTGGTGGAGTTGGAGAAGGTCATGATCGCGAAGTTCTACGGCGCCGGGTTCTGGCGGAGCCCTTCGCAGAGGgagaagtaa
- the LOC122047334 gene encoding putative E3 ubiquitin-protein ligase SINAT1, which translates to MTNFLLGKKQTFASSSCTVQPIIMDESSSPPPMNLKSLKPKEQVQHQSAVNSSHGKSSFILPNSGIDKLLECPVCRNTMVPPIQQCPSGHTLCFSCKNKVNKCPICRKEIGQIRCLALEKLAASLHVPCSYHHLGCTEMMPYYSKLQHKTHCVYRPYACPHPGSDCPFTGDIHELMSHLKQCHKLDLQAGSTFNHRYVKQDPHSVDNCSWTLTLFNCFDRYFCLHFEAFVIGCEPVYMAFIRFIGEESEARKFNYCLEIGGHGRKMKWQGVPRSIRTHHRMVRDSYDGLIVHRNLALYFSGNDQKVLKLRVFGRIWKET; encoded by the exons ATGACCAACTTTTTGCTGGGAAAGAAGCAAACATTTGCAAGTTCATCCTGCACTGTTCAGCCTATAATTATGGATGAATCATCCTCTCCTCCACCAATGAATCTCAAGTCTCTCAAGCCAAAGGAACAGGTTCAACATCAGTCTGCAGTGAATTCATCACATGGAAAATCTTCATTCATACTTCCAAACAGTGGCATCGACAAACTATTAGAGTGCCCTGTCTGCAGAAACACAATGGTTCCACCTATTCAGCAG TGTCCAAGTGGGCACACTTTGTGCTTTTCCTGCAAAAACAAAGTGAACAAGTGCCCAATCTGCCGAAAGGAAATTGGCCAAATCCGTTGTTTAGCACTGGAAAAACTTGCTGCTTCACTCCATGTACCTTGCTCATACCATCATCTTGGTTGCACAGAAATGATGCCCTATTACAGCAAGTTGCAGCACAAAACACATTGTGTTTACCGGCCTTACGCATGCCCTCATCCTGGTTCAGATTGTCCCTTCACCGGAGACATTCATGAACTTATGTCGCATCTGAAACAATGCCACAAATTGGATCTTCAAGCAGGAAGCACTTTCAATCACCGTTATGTGAAACAGGATCCTCATTCTGTTGACAATTGCTCATGGACTCTAACT CTATTCAACTGCTTCGACCGCTACTTCTGCCTTCATTTCGAAGCGTTTGTGATCGGTTGTGAGCCAGTTTATATGGCCTTCATCCGTTTCATCGGTGAAGAGTCTGAGGCAAGGAAGTTCAACTATTGCCTTGAAATCGGAGGCCATGGGCGCAAGATGAAATGGCAGGGTGTGCCTCGAAGCATCAGGACTCACCACAGGATGGTGCGAGACAGCTACGATGGGCTTATAGTTCACCGGAACCTCGCCCTTTATTTCTCCGGCAACGATCAGAAGGTGCTGAAGCTGAGAGTCTTTGGCAGGATTTGGAAGGAGACTTGA